The Leptospira paudalimensis region CTGTTGTGACAAGTGCACCGAGAAAATTGTTAGTGGAAGAAGGAAAACCCTTATTCGTATCGGTGAGATCCTACTCCAACTAACAGTTCTTATTATAGATTAATCGTTTTTCCTACGTAAAAAAGCAGGAATATCATAATCCTCTCCATAATTTTGAAATGGGGAGGATTGTTTTTGGGCTCCAAAACTTCGATTCCCTTGGCGAATCCCTCTCGGGACATCTGATTCTTTGGAAAATCCAGATTCTTTTTCATCGGATTTTTTGAGATATACCATAGGGGAAATCGACTCTTCAGACCCTACAACCTTTTGTTCTCTCTGGTATTGTTTTCCTTTTTTAGAAAAACCAGTCGCAATCACTGTCACTCGGATTTGGTCGGATAGGCTTTGGTCTTCATTGAGACCAATGATGATATTGGCATCGGGATCTGCTTGTGCAGTGATGATTTGAGAAACTTCATTCCATTCATGGATGGTGAGATCGTTTCCACCAGTTACGTTGATGAGAAGTGATTTAGCTCCTTGGATGCTAGAATCTTCTAACAAGGTATTGTTGATCGCTTGTTCCACCGCTTCAGAAACACGTGTTTCCCCACGCCCTTCCCCTACTCCCAAAATCGCATCACCCGTGTCTTTCATGATGGTTTTCACATCAGCAAAATCCACATTGATGATTCCTGGATGGTTGATGATATCACTGATACCACGAACACCATTTAACAAGATATCATCGATCACTCGAAAGGCCATGTCCACAGGGGTATTTTTATCGACTACTTGGAAAATAGAATCATTACGAATGGTGATAAGGGTATCTACATTCGCACGGAGTTGGTCAATCCCTTGTTTGGCAAGTTCTGCTCTTCGTTTCCCTTCAAATGAAAAAGGGACAGTCACAACACCAACCACTAAACATTTTAATTCTTTTGCAATGGCTGCAATGATCGGAGCAGCACCTGTTCCAGTTCCACCACCCATACCGGCAGTGACAAACACCATATCGGCACCTTTTAAAGCAGATACAATCCGTTCCTTATCTTCTAAGGCTGCTTTTTCTCCGAGTTCTGGATCACCACCAGCACCCATACCGCGGGTTACTTTATTCCCCAATTGGATTTTGACTTCAACGGGGGATTTGAGTAATACTTGTTCGTCGGTGTTCATCACAATGAAGTCAACACCTGTCATTTTGGAATGTACCATTCTTGTGACGGCATTCATTCCACCACCACCTACACCAATGACTTTGATAATTGCTGGGCTAGTTTTTTCTTCTTCTAGGTATAACATTCATTTTTCCTTAGAGATTATTCTCCATCCAACGACGAACCTTCTTCATCCATCCCTCTCCATCGGAAACGGAATGCATGTTTTTTTGTTCCAAGTTTTGTATTTTTGAACTGTATTTGATCAGGCCAACCGCAGTTGCATATTCAGGGCTTGCAATTCTTTCCACAAGGCCACTCATTCCTGCTGGTTTTGCACGTCCTACTGACAACCGAAATACTTCTTCTGCAGTGGATTCAATGCCTTGTAATAAAGAAGTGCCTCCTGTTAGGATCACTCCTCCCGCCAAACTTGACTTATACCCTGAACGTACCAGTTCATGATCGATCATTTCTAAAATTTCGCGAACCCTTGGTTCTAAAATTTCAACAAGTTCTTGGCGGAAAACAGAACGAGATGGTCTACCTGATATAGATGGAATTTCAAATTTTTCTGTTGGGTCCACCATATCAATTCTTGTATGGCCGTATCGTTTTTTGATGATTTCTGCTGTTTCTACAGTGGTCTTAAGCCCAATGGAAATATCACTTGTGATATGAAATCCACCAAACGGAACAACCGAGGAAAATGCGATTCCCCCATCCACATAAATGATGATATCACAAATGCCTGCGCCAATATCGACAACTGCTGTTCCTAAATCTTTTTCACCAGCTGTCAAAATCGCTTCTGAAGAGGCAAGGCTAGATAAAACTTTATCCATTTGCAAAAGCCCTGCTTGTTCCACACAACGATCAATATTATTGAGAGCTGTATTTCCACAGGATA contains the following coding sequences:
- the ftsA gene encoding cell division protein FtsA → MIEDDAPIITALDLGSSLIKVVIGRLLGDHEIEIIGTGVYPSTGIKNGSIVNIETTTKSIIEAFGDAELMAGQEITSVVVNVSGKSVHGFNEKGIIAVTNRERIVSEMDIMRVVEAAQAVHVPNDQQVIHVLTKEFKVDDQVNIKDPIGMTGVRLEAEVHIVSCGNTALNNIDRCVEQAGLLQMDKVLSSLASSEAILTAGEKDLGTAVVDIGAGICDIIIYVDGGIAFSSVVPFGGFHITSDISIGLKTTVETAEIIKKRYGHTRIDMVDPTEKFEIPSISGRPSRSVFRQELVEILEPRVREILEMIDHELVRSGYKSSLAGGVILTGGTSLLQGIESTAEEVFRLSVGRAKPAGMSGLVERIASPEYATAVGLIKYSSKIQNLEQKNMHSVSDGEGWMKKVRRWMENNL
- the ftsZ gene encoding cell division protein FtsZ; translation: MLYLEEEKTSPAIIKVIGVGGGGMNAVTRMVHSKMTGVDFIVMNTDEQVLLKSPVEVKIQLGNKVTRGMGAGGDPELGEKAALEDKERIVSALKGADMVFVTAGMGGGTGTGAAPIIAAIAKELKCLVVGVVTVPFSFEGKRRAELAKQGIDQLRANVDTLITIRNDSIFQVVDKNTPVDMAFRVIDDILLNGVRGISDIINHPGIINVDFADVKTIMKDTGDAILGVGEGRGETRVSEAVEQAINNTLLEDSSIQGAKSLLINVTGGNDLTIHEWNEVSQIITAQADPDANIIIGLNEDQSLSDQIRVTVIATGFSKKGKQYQREQKVVGSEESISPMVYLKKSDEKESGFSKESDVPRGIRQGNRSFGAQKQSSPFQNYGEDYDIPAFLRRKND